In one Nocardioides luteus genomic region, the following are encoded:
- the phnE gene encoding phosphonate ABC transporter, permease protein PhnE: MSTVTKTPDPGLEIPPRFRPAGIALAVVIAIGLVGVHWYAAVQTNTSPKGLLEGWRGLWNFLFGVDRTYPNGKTIHQDGAFPLDLRWSETIRPGLEYCLLTIWIGLLGTTLSIPVALFFAVISSRTTNRFVPLWLLGRAVMSVLRAIPETVYALMFIAAVGFGAFPGVIALAIHNVAVMGKLWSEAMDEVDQGPVEALRVAGASPAQSAAHAVLPAVMPSLLGLLLYRFDTNVRSSVILGTVGAGGIGFFIKTEVDSFHFDTMMTYVCMVIVLIIAIDLFSAWLRRKVGAV, translated from the coding sequence ATGAGCACGGTGACCAAGACTCCCGACCCGGGTCTGGAGATCCCGCCACGCTTCCGGCCGGCGGGGATCGCCCTCGCGGTGGTCATAGCGATCGGCCTGGTCGGCGTGCACTGGTACGCCGCGGTGCAGACCAACACCTCGCCCAAGGGGCTCCTCGAGGGCTGGCGGGGGCTGTGGAACTTCCTGTTCGGCGTCGACCGCACCTACCCGAACGGCAAGACCATCCATCAGGACGGCGCCTTCCCGCTCGACCTGCGCTGGTCCGAGACCATCCGGCCCGGCCTGGAGTACTGCCTGCTGACGATCTGGATCGGCCTGCTCGGCACGACCCTGTCGATCCCGGTGGCGCTGTTCTTCGCGGTGATCTCGTCGCGGACGACCAACCGGTTCGTGCCGCTGTGGCTGCTGGGCCGCGCGGTGATGTCGGTGCTGCGTGCGATCCCCGAGACGGTCTACGCGCTGATGTTCATCGCCGCGGTCGGCTTCGGCGCCTTCCCCGGGGTGATCGCGCTGGCGATCCACAACGTCGCGGTCATGGGCAAGCTGTGGTCCGAGGCCATGGACGAGGTGGACCAGGGGCCCGTCGAGGCGCTCCGCGTGGCCGGCGCCTCGCCCGCGCAGTCGGCAGCGCATGCGGTGCTGCCCGCCGTGATGCCGTCGCTGCTCGGGCTGCTGCTCTACCGGTTCGACACCAACGTACGCAGCTCGGTCATCCTCGGCACCGTCGGTGCCGGCGGCATCGGGTTCTTCATCAAGACCGAGGTGGACAGCTTCCACTTCGACACGATGATGACCTACGTCTGCATGGTGATCGTGCTGATCATCGCCATCGACCTCTTCTCGGCCTGGCTGCGCCGGAAGGTCGGCGCGGTCTGA